A genomic window from Triticum urartu cultivar G1812 chromosome 7, Tu2.1, whole genome shotgun sequence includes:
- the LOC125525698 gene encoding protein RER1A-like isoform X5, with the protein MTTQALAPPPPEPHTAGRWAGTLLAAAVYAPRVYYVQGFYVVSYGLSIYRLNLLIGFLSPMVDPELEALDQAGPALPTCGNNEFKPFIRRLPEFKFWYLPGWCVEGVRRSLWLRLHQHRCCNPSRC; encoded by the exons ATGACGACGCAGgcgctcgcgccgccgccgccggagccgcacACGGCGGGGCGGTGGGCGGGCACGCTGCTGGCCGCCGCCGTCTACGCGCCGCGGGTCTACTACGTGCAAGGCTTCTACGTCGTCTCCTACGGCCTCAGCATCTACCGCCTCAACCTCCTCATCGGCTTCCTCTCTCCCATGGTCGACCCGGAGCTCGAGGCGCTCGACCAGGCCGGCCCCGCGCTCCCCACCTGCGGCAACAACGAGTTCAAGCCCTTCATCCGCCGCCTCCCCGAGTTCAAGTTCTG GTATTTACCAGGGTGGTGCGTGGAAG GTGTGAGGAGGAGCCTGTGGCTGAGACTGCATCAGCACAGATGCTGC
- the LOC125525698 gene encoding protein RER1A-like isoform X3 gives MTTQALAPPPPEPHTAGRWAGTLLAAAVYAPRVYYVQGFYVVSYGLSIYRLNLLIGFLSPMVDPELEALDQAGPALPTCGNNEFKPFIRRLPEFKFWYLPGWCVEDLVNIFEVFLPQLLLYPNPSDP, from the exons ATGACGACGCAGgcgctcgcgccgccgccgccggagccgcacACGGCGGGGCGGTGGGCGGGCACGCTGCTGGCCGCCGCCGTCTACGCGCCGCGGGTCTACTACGTGCAAGGCTTCTACGTCGTCTCCTACGGCCTCAGCATCTACCGCCTCAACCTCCTCATCGGCTTCCTCTCTCCCATGGTCGACCCGGAGCTCGAGGCGCTCGACCAGGCCGGCCCCGCGCTCCCCACCTGCGGCAACAACGAGTTCAAGCCCTTCATCCGCCGCCTCCCCGAGTTCAAGTTCTG GTATTTACCAGGGTGGTGCGTGGAAG ACCTTGTGAATATCTTTGAGGTGTTCCTGCCTCAGCTTCTCCTGTACCCTAACCCCTCGGACCCGTGA